The following is a genomic window from SAR86 cluster bacterium.
CAAATTTAAGATTTTTTTCAATAACATCATAATTAAAATCTTTTGCAATTTTAATTACAGATTGTCGAGTGATTCCATTCAAACAATGTTCAACTGTAGGAGTATAAATAATGTTATCTTTTACAAAAAAGATATTTTCGCCACTTCCCTCAGAAACATAATTATTTTTATCAAGAAGTATGGCTTCATCTGCTCCTTTTTTTATAGCCTCATTAACTGCCATAGTTGAATTAATATAAGTACCAATAATTTTATTGCCTGAATGAAGTGGATCACTATATTGCTTGTAAGAAGATTTAATAATTGAAATGCCTTTTACTCTAGCTTCGGGGTCCATATATGAAGGCCATTCCCATGCAGCAATAGCAACGTTAACACTTAAGTCTTTAGCTCTAAGCCCAAGACCTTCACTACCTAAATATACAATTGGCCTTAAATAGCCTTCATCAAGATTGTTTATATTAAAAATCTCTTTTTGAATAGTATTTAGATAGTCTTTTGTATACGGGATTTCAATGGAAATTTTATCTGCAGCCTCAAAAAGTCTCTTTGTATGATCTTCTAATCTAAAGATTGCTGCACCATTTTTAGTTTTATAGGCTCTAACGCCCTCAAAAACACCTGTGCCATAATGTAACGTGTGAGATAAAATGTGAACAGAACTTTCATTCCATTTCTCAAAAGTTCCGTTTTTCCAAATAAATTTTGAATCAGTATTTTTAAACATCCTAAAAAGATATAATAAAGGTTGTTTATTATGACAAACTCACCAAGATAACTAAAGAAATAATTATGTCTGTTGATAGAACTATATTTCGAGAATATGACATTAGAGGTGTCTATCCATCTGATTTAAATGAAAAATCAATTGAGGTTATTGCAGATGCTATTTCAAAAAAATGCTTTAAAGAAAATATAAGATCTGTTGTTGTTGGAAGAGACGGAAGAAATTCTGGTCAAAGCCTTTTGAAAGCTTTTTCGGATAGATTGATAAAAAATGGAATAAATGTAAAGAATATTGGTTTAGTGACGAGTCCAATTCTTTATTTTGCAGCAAAAAAAGAAGTTAATAAAAGTGGCATTATGATTACTGGGAGTCATAATCCAAAAAATTATAACGGCTTAAAAATGATATTAAATGACGAGCCTGTATCTGGAAAGGAAATATTTAATTTAATTAACGAAGAAATAAAATTACCTTTACTAAATGCTAAAAGTGAAGAGATTGACATAATAGATGAATATATAGATGAAGTTTGTAAAAATATTTTCATAAAGACAAGAATTAGGGTTGTCCTCGATTCTGGTAATGGAGCTGCTGGCTGTGTAGCGCCAAAGCTATTTAAAAAATTAGGTTGTGATGTTATTGAGTTATTCAGTGAAATCGATGGTAATTTTCCTAATCATCATCCAGATCCTGGAAAGATTGAAAATCTGCAAGACTTGGTAAAAAGCGTAAGAGAAAATAATGCGGATTTAGGTATTGCTTTTGATGGAGACGGTGATCGTCTTGGAGTCGTTACCGAAAAAGGAGATATAATTTTTCCTGATAAAATAATGATGTTATTTTCAAAAGAAGTATTAAAAAGAAAAAAAGGTAAGGTAATTTATGATGTTAAATGTTCTAGAGATCTTGAATATATAATTAAAAAATATAATGGCGAACCAGTAATGTCTCCAACTGGTCATTTTCATATAAAAAATGCAATTAAAGAAACCAAAGCTATTTTAGCTGGTGAAATGAGCGGACACATTTTTTTTAATGACATATGGTATGGTTTTGATGATGGACACTATGCTGGAGCAAGAATGGTAGAAATAATATCTAATTCCTCCAGAAATCTCTCTAGTATTATCGATGATTTTCCAAAATCATATTCAACTCCAGAATTAAATATAAGTGTTACTGATGATACAAAGTTTAAAATTATTAAAAAATTCACCGAAGAATGCGAAATTAAAGGCGATAAAATTTCTATTGATGGATTAAGAATAAATTTTAAAAATGGATGGGGTCTTATAAGAGCATCTAATACCTCTCCAAATTTAGTTTTGAGATTTGAAGGAAGTAGTGAAAATGATTTAAATATAATTAAAGATGAATTTATTTCTGAGCTTTCACGGATTTGTCCTGATGTTGATATACTAATTAATTAGATATGAAAAAAGATAGAAAAAATATCATTCTCGAATCTTTGGCTAATCTGCTTGAAGAAAGAAATATGTCAAAAGTTACAACCGCCCTTCTGGCAGAAAAATCAAATATAACTGAAGCAGCTTTATATAGACATTTTCCTAGCAAGAGAGCCATATATGCTGAATTATTTTCTTTTTGTGACAATGCAATTTTTTCAAAATGTACTGAGTTAAAAAAACAAAAAATTTCATCAAAAGAAAAAGTTAAAAATGTTTTTCTATTTTTTATGATTTTTATTGAAAAAAATAAAGGGTTTGCTCGACTATTATCAAGAGAAGCTCTCTCAAATAATGAACAAAATGTTGTCGATTCAGTTAATCAATTTTATGATAGATTCGAACTATCTATTAAGCAAATGCTTAATGAAGATGCTAACGCCTTAATATCTCAACCAGGAATTTCTTCGCAATTGATAGTAACCTGCCTTGAAGGTAACGTAGGCAGATACATCAGATCAAAGTTTAAGGAAAATCCTAGTTCTTACATTGAGAATATATGGACCTTGCTTTCGATAAACATTTTTAAGAACTAATCATTTATATTTTCGTCTAAGAACAACTCAAAATAGGTTTCATCTGAAACAGTATTATCTATTTCTCCAGTATTTTTATTTATTCTTACAAAAGATATATTTTCTGGTATTTTGTTTGCTTCAAGATCTAAACTTTCATTTATTTGCATCATAAAATCACTCCAAATTGGTAAAGCAATTGTTGATCCATATTCATTTGAGCCTAAAGATGAAAAATTATCTGTGCCTACCCAAACAGTTGTTACTAAATCTTTATGAAATCCTGAAAACCAGGTACTAACAGAATCATTAGTAGTACCAGTCTTGCCCGCAATATCATTTCTTTGTAAATTTGATGTTTTTTTTCCAGCTGAGCCTCTTTTTAAAAAATCTTTTAATATATCTTTAATTAAGAAAGCAATACGTTCGTCGATAACTCTCTCATCTATATTAATTGGGTTTACAAGATAATAAGGTCTTTTCTTTTCAATTTCTAACGTATTCAACCACGGAAATGCTACAAAATTTGATTTAATATCAATATTTTCATAAAGTTCATGAGAAAAAATTATATTTTTACTTCTGTCTTCTATCCTTGAAATAAAATAAGGATCTTTTAGATAACCGCCATTGGCAAAGACGCCATAAGCTCTTGCCATCTCTGCTGGGGAAAAATTTCCAGATCCTAAAGCTAAAGATAGGTCTGGTGGCAATCTTGTTTTTTTAAAACCAAAATTTACTAGATAGTTTCTTGTTTTATCAATCCCTAGTTCTCGCAAAAGTTTAATTGAGACGATATTAATAGATTGTATTAATGCTTCTCTTATTGAAGTAAGTCCATAAAACTTGCCTGTATAGTTTTGAGGCTTCCAAACGCTTTCCAAATTAGCATCTTGAAAAGCAATCGGTGCATCATTTATTTGTGATGATAAGTTATAACCGTTTGCTAATGCGCTTGCATATATAAAAGGTTTAAAACTAGATCCAGATTGAGGATATGCGAGTTTTACTCTATCAAAATTACTTTTGTCAAAACTATATCCTCCTATATATGTTAGAACTGCACCTGAGTTAGGATTAATTGATATGATCGAAGCCTCTGCTTCAGGAATTTGATCTAATAATAAAAACTCATCGTCTTTTTTTAAGTAGATGATGTCACCAAATTTTAAAAAGTCACTGAAAGATTTTGGTTTAGGTCCAAATTTATCAATATCAATTCTTTTTCTTGCCCATTCATATTCATTAGTCCAATTAATACTTAAAATATTCAAATCCTCATCTAAGAAAAATAGTTTTTCATTTACTACTTCTATAACTATTCCTAATTTATGAGACTTATATGCTGGAAATGTTTCAAAAAGCTCATTTATTGTAAGAAAAATATTCTCATATTCGTATAAATTTCTATCAGAAAGAGCTTTAGTAATATTTTCTTTATTTAAATTTTGAAACTCTAATACTTCATTATTATTGAAATAATCTTCGATATTTTGTGAATCAATCCATCCATGCCTTTTATGATAAGCAGTTAGTTGATTCTTTAAACTTCTTAGAGCGCTCTTCTGATGACTTGAATTAATAGTTGTATATACTGACCAACCTTCATTATATGCTTTCAATCCATATCTATCTATAACTTCTTGACGAACCATTTCAGTTAAATATCTTGCATCAATCTCATATTGATTGATATTTTTGTATGTTTTTATGTTTTCTATAATTGATTGTTCGTATTCTAAGTCTGAAATCAACCCAAGAGCATTCATTCGATATAAGATCCAATTTCTTCTAATTTTTGTTCTAGATGGATTTTTAATTGGGTTTATTTTTGATGGAAGTTGAGCCATAGAAGCAATAGTTGCACTCTCAGATATAGATAAATTACTAACGCTTTTATTAAAATAAGTATTTGCGGCGGCCTCTATACCATATGATCTATTTCCAAGAAAAATCCTGTTTACATATAATTCAAAAATCTCTTCTTTTGATAATGTGCCTTCTAACTCGAGCGCTAAAAAAATTTCTTTTACTTTTCTTGAAATAGTTTTATCTCTAGAAAGTAGATATCCCCTTACAACCTGCATTGTTATAGTTCCTCCACCACCAGAACAACCATCTGATGAGATACATCTTACAAAGGATCTTATAAGTCCTTTGTAGCTAATTCCTTGATGATTAAAAAAATTAGAATCTTCTGCAGCAATAAATGCATTTCTTAAATCTTCAGGAATGTCTTTAAATGATATAGGTCTTCTTTTAATTTCTCCAAATTCACCAATTAGTACTCCATCCTCGGTATAAATTTTTAGAGGCATTTGAAGATAAGATTCATCTACTAAAGAAATTTCTGGCAAACTTGGTTTTAAAAAAAAGTATGAAAATAAAATTGTTAATAAACCTAATATGCAAACTGACATGCTTGAGAGAAATAAAAATTTTGCAACTCTTTTCATATTAGAAATATTACTATTAAAAAATATAGGGTAAAGCTTTTTTTTCTGTATAAAACTATTTTATATAGTTAAGTGTTAAAATTAACAAAAATTAATTTCCTTTTATGAATATATTTATAGTAGGTCCAATGGGCTCTGGCAAGTCAACCGTAGGAAAGATTATATCTAGTGAACTTTTTTTGACTTTTCTTGACACTGACGAAGAGATAGAAACAAGAACAGGTGCATCTATAGATTGGATTTTTGATCTTGAGGGTGAAGAAGGTTTTAGAAAACGAGAAAGTAAAATCCTTGATGAAATGGTTAAAAAAAATTCAATAGTACTGTCTACAGGTGGTGGGATAATATTGTCAGAACATAATAGAGAGTTGCTTTCCTCTAGAGGAAGTGTTTTTTACCTAGAAACTCCTATTGAAATTCAACTTGAAAGAACTTCTAAAGATAAAGATAGACCTCTATTAAAGGAGGGAGATCCTGGAAAAATTTTAAAAAAACTTCATGAAGAAAGGCAAGCGCTTTATGAAAACGTAGCTGATCACATTGTTAAAACTGAAAATAAATCAAGCCAAGAAGTTGCATCTGAAATTATAAAATTAATAAAAAATTATGCCTAAATCATTTAGTGTTGGTAAAGATACATCAAAATACAAAGT
Proteins encoded in this region:
- a CDS encoding branched-chain amino acid transaminase, with product MFKNTDSKFIWKNGTFEKWNESSVHILSHTLHYGTGVFEGVRAYKTKNGAAIFRLEDHTKRLFEAADKISIEIPYTKDYLNTIQKEIFNINNLDEGYLRPIVYLGSEGLGLRAKDLSVNVAIAAWEWPSYMDPEARVKGISIIKSSYKQYSDPLHSGNKIIGTYINSTMAVNEAIKKGADEAILLDKNNYVSEGSGENIFFVKDNIIYTPTVEHCLNGITRQSVIKIAKDFNYDVIEKNLKFDELLDCDEAFFTGTAAEITPITKIDNQRIGIGLRGDVTEKLQRTYLEIVSGNNLIYKDWLSFVK
- a CDS encoding phosphomannomutase/phosphoglucomutase, whose product is MSVDRTIFREYDIRGVYPSDLNEKSIEVIADAISKKCFKENIRSVVVGRDGRNSGQSLLKAFSDRLIKNGINVKNIGLVTSPILYFAAKKEVNKSGIMITGSHNPKNYNGLKMILNDEPVSGKEIFNLINEEIKLPLLNAKSEEIDIIDEYIDEVCKNIFIKTRIRVVLDSGNGAAGCVAPKLFKKLGCDVIELFSEIDGNFPNHHPDPGKIENLQDLVKSVRENNADLGIAFDGDGDRLGVVTEKGDIIFPDKIMMLFSKEVLKRKKGKVIYDVKCSRDLEYIIKKYNGEPVMSPTGHFHIKNAIKETKAILAGEMSGHIFFNDIWYGFDDGHYAGARMVEIISNSSRNLSSIIDDFPKSYSTPELNISVTDDTKFKIIKKFTEECEIKGDKISIDGLRINFKNGWGLIRASNTSPNLVLRFEGSSENDLNIIKDEFISELSRICPDVDILIN
- the slmA gene encoding nucleoid occlusion factor SlmA produces the protein MKKDRKNIILESLANLLEERNMSKVTTALLAEKSNITEAALYRHFPSKRAIYAELFSFCDNAIFSKCTELKKQKISSKEKVKNVFLFFMIFIEKNKGFARLLSREALSNNEQNVVDSVNQFYDRFELSIKQMLNEDANALISQPGISSQLIVTCLEGNVGRYIRSKFKENPSSYIENIWTLLSINIFKN
- a CDS encoding PBP1A family penicillin-binding protein; amino-acid sequence: MKRVAKFLFLSSMSVCILGLLTILFSYFFLKPSLPEISLVDESYLQMPLKIYTEDGVLIGEFGEIKRRPISFKDIPEDLRNAFIAAEDSNFFNHQGISYKGLIRSFVRCISSDGCSGGGGTITMQVVRGYLLSRDKTISRKVKEIFLALELEGTLSKEEIFELYVNRIFLGNRSYGIEAAANTYFNKSVSNLSISESATIASMAQLPSKINPIKNPSRTKIRRNWILYRMNALGLISDLEYEQSIIENIKTYKNINQYEIDARYLTEMVRQEVIDRYGLKAYNEGWSVYTTINSSHQKSALRSLKNQLTAYHKRHGWIDSQNIEDYFNNNEVLEFQNLNKENITKALSDRNLYEYENIFLTINELFETFPAYKSHKLGIVIEVVNEKLFFLDEDLNILSINWTNEYEWARKRIDIDKFGPKPKSFSDFLKFGDIIYLKKDDEFLLLDQIPEAEASIISINPNSGAVLTYIGGYSFDKSNFDRVKLAYPQSGSSFKPFIYASALANGYNLSSQINDAPIAFQDANLESVWKPQNYTGKFYGLTSIREALIQSINIVSIKLLRELGIDKTRNYLVNFGFKKTRLPPDLSLALGSGNFSPAEMARAYGVFANGGYLKDPYFISRIEDRSKNIIFSHELYENIDIKSNFVAFPWLNTLEIEKKRPYYLVNPINIDERVIDERIAFLIKDILKDFLKRGSAGKKTSNLQRNDIAGKTGTTNDSVSTWFSGFHKDLVTTVWVGTDNFSSLGSNEYGSTIALPIWSDFMMQINESLDLEANKIPENISFVRINKNTGEIDNTVSDETYFELFLDENIND
- the aroK gene encoding shikimate kinase AroK, whose protein sequence is MNIFIVGPMGSGKSTVGKIISSELFLTFLDTDEEIETRTGASIDWIFDLEGEEGFRKRESKILDEMVKKNSIVLSTGGGIILSEHNRELLSSRGSVFYLETPIEIQLERTSKDKDRPLLKEGDPGKILKKLHEERQALYENVADHIVKTENKSSQEVASEIIKLIKNYA